In the genome of Oxalobacter aliiformigenes, one region contains:
- a CDS encoding helix-turn-helix domain-containing protein, with protein sequence MAHPLHSYPYNLLAELLAVRRKELGLLQIDVAERLNRPQSFVPKYENIGRRPDAIELITVLKVLDMSS encoded by the coding sequence ATGGCACATCCCCTACATTCATATCCTTACAACCTGCTTGCCGAGCTTCTTGCAGTACGCAGGAAAGAGCTTGGTTTGCTGCAAATCGATGTGGCAGAAAGGCTAAACAGACCACAGTCTTTTGTTCCAAAATATGAAAATATCGGCCGGCGACCGGATGCCATCGAATTGATTACCGTTCTAAAGGTACTCGACATGTCCTCGTAG
- a CDS encoding tetratricopeptide repeat protein, whose amino-acid sequence MTAKHPDDEIDNIIWSEIESSDSKGDFICYVIHSPANAKFLENAKQRIDTEPDPDSLVPVKYPNAIRRIEELARKNDAVASFHMGKIHALGIAIPQNLPEGILWYEKAVELGEPRAHANLGWFYQSGYGVTKNPQKAFELLSYAAEHGVLSAKAAIGIMLLKGETTEPDSVTGLKKLEEAFNEGYLNAGNHLSDIYFEGKYVEKDIEQAHRWLWNVANCGDERSMAILGHYLITGSHGKKDTDTGLKLMHKAIEKRFLPAYLWLGTLYKKGNGVEQNLKKALDLFKEGVLAGEKDCEKAISILLAEQNITGINTPKSFH is encoded by the coding sequence ATGACAGCGAAACATCCTGACGACGAAATTGATAACATTATCTGGTCAGAAATCGAGTCAAGCGATTCGAAGGGTGATTTTATTTGCTACGTGATCCATTCTCCGGCCAATGCAAAGTTTCTCGAGAATGCAAAACAACGGATTGATACAGAACCGGATCCCGATTCACTGGTCCCGGTAAAATATCCTAATGCGATCAGGCGAATAGAAGAACTTGCCAGAAAAAATGATGCCGTTGCATCGTTTCACATGGGTAAGATCCACGCTCTCGGCATCGCCATTCCCCAGAATCTCCCTGAAGGGATCCTCTGGTACGAAAAAGCTGTCGAGTTGGGTGAACCGAGAGCGCATGCCAATCTCGGATGGTTCTATCAATCCGGCTATGGCGTCACCAAAAATCCGCAAAAAGCTTTCGAACTGCTTTCCTATGCCGCAGAACATGGTGTCCTGTCGGCAAAGGCCGCTATTGGCATAATGCTTTTAAAAGGCGAAACGACCGAACCGGATAGTGTGACGGGGCTGAAAAAACTCGAGGAAGCGTTCAACGAAGGTTATCTTAACGCCGGAAATCACCTCTCGGACATCTATTTCGAAGGCAAGTATGTCGAAAAAGACATCGAGCAGGCGCACCGGTGGCTCTGGAATGTGGCCAATTGCGGAGATGAACGGTCAATGGCCATTCTGGGCCATTATCTTATTACCGGAAGTCATGGAAAAAAAGACACCGATACCGGCCTGAAGTTGATGCACAAGGCGATCGAAAAGCGGTTTTTACCGGCCTATTTATGGTTGGGGACCCTTTATAAAAAAGGAAACGGTGTCGAACAGAACCTCAAAAAAGCGCTTGACCTGTTCAAGGAAGGTGTTCTTGCGGGCGAAAAAGACTGTGAAAAAGCCATTTCCATTCTGTTGGCCGAACAGAACATCACCGGCATCAATACACCCAAATCATTTCACTAG
- a CDS encoding CidA/LrgA family protein — protein MLRQCSIIFICLAIAELIVHVTHIHFPSSLLGMLILTFSLKTGLVKLEWVKGISDFLLSHFGLFFVPPGVALMLYLGIIQAQLIPIVAATLISTLLVLTATGWTYQLIRKIL, from the coding sequence ATGTTACGCCAATGTTCAATCATTTTTATCTGTCTTGCCATCGCTGAACTGATCGTTCATGTAACGCATATCCATTTTCCTTCCTCACTGCTGGGAATGCTGATACTGACCTTCTCGCTCAAAACCGGTCTGGTCAAACTGGAATGGGTAAAAGGAATTTCCGATTTCCTGCTGTCCCATTTCGGTCTTTTTTTCGTTCCCCCCGGAGTTGCGTTGATGCTCTATCTTGGAATCATTCAGGCACAACTGATCCCGATCGTGGCGGCAACCCTCATCAGTACCTTGCTTGTCTTGACCGCTACAGGATGGACCTATCAACTTATCCGTAAAATACTATGA
- a CDS encoding LrgB family protein produces MSEFLHSELFAVTLTIGLFWGAQLIQKKLRSVILNPILVAIILIILILKVGNISYETYYEGGKYIEFLLKPAIVALGVPLYQQIEQIRKQALPILACQLAGCIVGAASAFLIAQYCGATPDVAISLAPKSATTPIAMEVSKLTGGIPSLTAIIVIVTGILGAIFGLRFLRLIGVKSPIAQGLALGAAAHAVGTSHAMERNVKLGVYSSLGLIVNGTLTGVLTPYILHAIGI; encoded by the coding sequence ATGAGTGAATTTCTGCACAGCGAACTGTTTGCCGTGACATTGACAATAGGTCTTTTCTGGGGAGCTCAACTGATCCAGAAAAAACTTCGTTCCGTTATTCTGAATCCGATCCTGGTAGCGATCATTCTGATTATCCTCATACTGAAAGTCGGCAATATATCTTATGAAACGTATTACGAAGGGGGGAAATATATCGAATTCCTGCTGAAACCGGCTATTGTGGCACTGGGAGTACCGCTTTACCAGCAAATCGAACAGATACGCAAACAGGCCCTGCCCATTCTGGCCTGCCAGCTGGCCGGTTGTATCGTGGGAGCTGCCTCGGCTTTCCTTATCGCACAGTATTGTGGAGCGACACCGGATGTTGCCATTTCGCTTGCACCAAAATCGGCGACGACGCCGATCGCCATGGAAGTTTCCAAGCTGACCGGCGGCATTCCCTCCCTGACAGCCATTATCGTTATCGTGACCGGTATTCTGGGCGCTATTTTCGGTCTCAGATTTCTCCGGCTCATTGGCGTAAAAAGCCCTATCGCACAAGGGCTTGCTCTTGGTGCCGCTGCGCACGCTGTCGGGACATCACATGCCATGGAGAGAAATGTAAAACTGGGCGTTTATTCCAGCCTGGGGCTAATTGTGAACGGGACACTAACCGGGGTGCTGACACCTTATATCCTTCATGCCATCGGCATCTGA
- a CDS encoding MBL fold metallo-hydrolase: MSEITYPFDKTVPTEEPAIIVPEVHWLRMPLPFVLNHVNIWLLQDEGGWCTVDTGVTWDTGKSVWNRCLCQYTLVRQVITHYHPDHIGLAGWLEQKTGASLWMTRGEYLTALACQNQLESYSVDAMIRLFEWHGLDESRVKALKVRGHVYGQGCPVLPSTCHYIRDGDRITIGSHEWEVIAGYGHAVEHASFYCRELNILISGDMLLPSISTNIPVMVVDPLGNPLKEFLESVRRFLDLPADTLVLPSHGRPFRGIHARVRFLEEHHRSRCHAVLRACTVPRTACELLPVLFEREIVDAHQCMFAMGESIAHLNYLEKQQKLKRLERDGVIRFVTA, encoded by the coding sequence ATGTCAGAAATCACATATCCTTTCGACAAGACAGTTCCGACAGAAGAACCAGCAATAATCGTGCCAGAGGTTCACTGGTTACGTATGCCACTGCCTTTCGTACTCAATCACGTCAATATCTGGTTACTTCAGGACGAAGGTGGATGGTGTACTGTGGATACCGGGGTGACCTGGGATACCGGCAAGTCGGTCTGGAACAGATGCCTTTGCCAGTACACGCTTGTCAGGCAGGTGATCACTCACTATCATCCGGATCATATCGGTCTTGCCGGGTGGCTTGAACAAAAGACGGGCGCTTCCTTGTGGATGACTCGGGGAGAATATCTGACTGCTCTGGCTTGCCAGAATCAGCTGGAAAGTTATTCAGTCGATGCCATGATTCGACTGTTTGAATGGCATGGTCTGGATGAATCCCGTGTGAAAGCACTGAAAGTGCGAGGCCATGTCTATGGCCAGGGATGCCCTGTACTTCCATCAACCTGTCATTACATTCGTGATGGCGACCGGATAACAATCGGGTCGCATGAATGGGAAGTCATAGCGGGTTACGGGCATGCGGTGGAACACGCCTCGTTTTATTGCCGGGAACTGAATATCCTGATTTCGGGTGATATGCTGTTGCCCAGTATTTCGACCAATATTCCTGTCATGGTGGTTGATCCGCTTGGAAATCCTTTGAAAGAATTTCTGGAGTCTGTCCGGCGATTTCTGGATTTGCCGGCGGATACCCTTGTTTTGCCTTCTCATGGCCGTCCTTTCCGGGGGATACATGCAAGGGTCCGGTTTCTGGAAGAACACCACCGGAGTCGATGTCATGCCGTACTGAGAGCCTGTACGGTTCCGCGTACGGCCTGTGAATTGCTGCCGGTTCTGTTCGAGAGGGAAATTGTGGATGCTCACCAGTGCATGTTTGCCATGGGAGAATCCATCGCGCATCTGAATTATCTTGAAAAACAACAGAAGCTGAAAAGACTGGAGCGGGATGGAGTCATTCGTTTCGTGACGGCTTGA
- a CDS encoding DUF485 domain-containing protein, whose translation MSRNIDWQGAFHSIEFRKAKNNRLKFVIPLLACFTLLFLGLFSVQSYFSDIGSLKIIGEIDLGFFFVMSLFPLTGLLGIWFTSYTKAHVYPYEDLVVRTYSRKG comes from the coding sequence ATGAGCAGAAATATTGACTGGCAAGGTGCCTTCCATTCCATCGAATTCAGGAAAGCAAAAAACAACAGGCTGAAATTCGTCATTCCTCTTCTGGCCTGTTTCACCCTGCTGTTTCTGGGCCTGTTTTCTGTACAAAGCTATTTCTCCGATATCGGCAGCCTGAAGATCATCGGCGAAATCGATCTCGGTTTTTTCTTTGTCATGTCCCTGTTTCCACTAACCGGTCTTCTGGGAATCTGGTTCACTTCATATACAAAGGCACATGTCTATCCCTATGAAGATCTCGTTGTCAGGACATATTCAAGGAAAGGGTAA
- a CDS encoding cation acetate symporter, with translation MHILSIIVFLVLIALTLVITARAAKKVKTDKDFYAAGGEIPGWQNGLAIAGEFMASGAFLGIAGLIAFHGLDGEIFSICWFASFFVVLVLVAEVIRNSGKYTFIDIVSYRLNQKSIRPAVAVTVFIVSLTYLIPQMVAAGALSKILFGISDTLGILIVGGLMIVYVVLGGMMAATWVQSLKAILLLAAGYLLAWLTMSHFNFSVASLFDAVVHSPELGEKWVQQGGWLRNPIERYSLGLSLLFGTAAMPHVLMRLFTVKSKEQAQKSALWTMLFMGMFHMITFIFGLGAAVLVGKEAIYAMDPGGNLATPMLAQFVAGGANSFTGELFMAFIVSIAFITVIATVSGLCIAASTAFSYDFWFKVIKNGRQDHTGQIRTARISAIAIGILAIICSLAMKHMNVAYLSGLAFSIAATVNLPTIILALYWKKLTTTGALIGIIGGTVISLFAVLTGPSIMGANALFPLSNPGIVTIPLGFLITCIASLLTADKEAEQKYVELSVRSHSGLGAE, from the coding sequence ATGCATATCCTGTCAATCATCGTTTTTCTGGTATTAATTGCACTGACGCTTGTCATTACGGCCAGAGCGGCGAAAAAGGTCAAGACAGACAAGGACTTTTATGCAGCCGGCGGAGAAATACCCGGCTGGCAAAATGGATTGGCCATTGCCGGCGAATTCATGGCGTCTGGCGCATTTCTGGGAATTGCAGGCCTGATCGCATTTCACGGACTGGACGGAGAAATTTTCTCGATCTGCTGGTTCGCCTCGTTCTTTGTCGTTCTGGTTCTGGTTGCCGAGGTGATCCGCAATTCAGGCAAATACACTTTCATCGACATCGTTTCCTACCGGCTCAACCAGAAATCGATACGTCCCGCAGTCGCCGTGACGGTATTTATTGTCAGCCTGACCTACCTGATACCGCAAATGGTTGCCGCCGGTGCATTGAGCAAAATACTGTTCGGCATTTCGGATACGCTGGGTATCCTGATCGTGGGAGGTCTCATGATCGTGTATGTGGTTCTGGGAGGGATGATGGCCGCCACCTGGGTTCAGTCCCTGAAAGCCATTCTTTTGCTGGCAGCCGGTTACCTGCTGGCCTGGCTGACCATGTCCCATTTCAACTTTTCCGTCGCCAGTCTCTTCGATGCGGTCGTCCATTCCCCTGAACTCGGCGAAAAATGGGTGCAACAGGGAGGATGGCTGCGCAACCCCATTGAAAGATATTCTCTCGGTCTGAGTCTGCTCTTCGGTACGGCAGCCATGCCGCACGTTCTGATGAGGCTGTTTACCGTCAAATCCAAGGAACAGGCACAAAAAAGCGCCCTGTGGACCATGCTTTTCATGGGAATGTTCCACATGATCACGTTCATTTTCGGATTGGGTGCCGCCGTACTGGTCGGCAAGGAAGCGATTTATGCAATGGATCCGGGAGGCAATCTCGCCACCCCCATGCTGGCACAGTTTGTTGCCGGAGGCGCGAACTCTTTCACTGGTGAACTGTTCATGGCCTTTATCGTCTCCATCGCCTTCATTACTGTCATTGCAACCGTTTCAGGACTGTGCATTGCCGCATCGACTGCTTTCTCGTACGATTTCTGGTTCAAAGTCATCAAAAATGGCAGACAGGATCATACCGGCCAGATCAGAACCGCCAGAATTTCCGCCATTGCCATCGGTATTCTGGCCATTATCTGTTCACTTGCCATGAAGCACATGAACGTTGCATATCTTTCCGGCCTCGCCTTCTCTATCGCTGCAACGGTCAATCTTCCCACCATCATACTGGCGCTTTACTGGAAGAAACTGACGACAACCGGTGCTTTGATCGGCATTATCGGAGGAACTGTCATTTCCCTGTTCGCCGTTCTGACCGGACCATCGATCATGGGAGCGAATGCCCTCTTCCCATTAAGCAATCCGGGCATTGTCACCATCCCGCTCGGTTTTCTGATCACCTGTATCGCATCCTTGCTGACCGCGGACAAGGAAGCTGAACAGAAATATGTTGAATTGTCTGTCCGCTCGCATAGCGGTCTGGGCGCAGAATAA
- a CDS encoding carbon-nitrogen hydrolase family protein encodes MSGDKYPKFRAAAVQAAPVFLNREATIDKVETLLTEATANSAKLVVFPESFIPCFPVWCLVHAPIDQHPLFTRLYENALDVKSDAFRKLASLAKKYNVFLSIGVTEKSDYSMGAMWNTNLLFDSNGNLVGKHRKIMPTWAEKLVHNFGDGSSLIVHETEIGKLGVLICGENTNTLARYSMVAQGEQVHISTYPPCWPTMRKSTISGGYNMKDVIHVRAASHAFEGKVFNIASSGVLDEDAINQVAGDDETLREFLKNACPAATMIVGPDGEYASEPLVGEEGIVYADIDINREIALKGVHDIVGSYQRLDIFQLHVNRTRLKPAYFSEEENGTSVPEENTNDEADVI; translated from the coding sequence ATGAGTGGCGATAAATATCCAAAATTCAGGGCGGCAGCTGTTCAGGCCGCTCCTGTATTCCTCAACCGGGAAGCAACGATAGACAAAGTGGAAACGTTGCTCACGGAAGCGACGGCTAATAGTGCGAAACTGGTCGTCTTTCCGGAATCTTTTATCCCCTGCTTTCCGGTATGGTGTCTGGTTCATGCGCCGATTGACCAACATCCGCTTTTCACAAGACTGTACGAAAATGCACTGGATGTCAAAAGCGACGCTTTCAGGAAACTGGCCAGCCTTGCCAAAAAATACAATGTATTCCTATCCATCGGCGTAACCGAGAAATCAGATTACAGTATGGGCGCCATGTGGAATACCAACCTGTTATTCGACAGCAACGGCAATCTTGTCGGCAAGCATCGCAAAATCATGCCGACCTGGGCCGAGAAGCTGGTGCACAATTTCGGTGACGGTTCATCCCTGATTGTACATGAGACTGAAATCGGAAAACTGGGTGTACTGATCTGCGGCGAAAACACCAATACACTGGCAAGATACAGTATGGTTGCCCAGGGAGAACAAGTGCATATCTCAACTTATCCGCCCTGTTGGCCGACAATGAGAAAGTCCACCATTTCGGGAGGATATAACATGAAAGATGTCATTCATGTCCGGGCCGCCTCTCATGCATTCGAAGGAAAAGTCTTCAACATCGCCTCATCCGGTGTTCTTGACGAGGATGCCATCAATCAGGTGGCAGGAGATGATGAAACGCTGAGGGAATTTCTGAAGAATGCCTGCCCGGCAGCGACAATGATTGTCGGTCCAGACGGCGAATATGCATCGGAACCCTTGGTCGGAGAAGAAGGGATTGTCTATGCGGACATTGATATCAACAGGGAAATCGCCCTGAAGGGAGTTCACGACATTGTCGGTTCCTATCAGAGACTGGATATTTTTCAGCTTCATGTCAACAGGACCAGACTGAAACCGGCTTATTTTTCCGAAGAGGAAAATGGTACGTCTGTTCCCGAAGAAAATACCAATGACGAAGCTGATGTCATTTGA
- a CDS encoding GNAT family N-acetyltransferase — MKNSPVIFIKELSEQDRPFMLNHFLGLSPSDRRLRFGAALPDEAVSRYVQRIDFTRDTVFGVYESTYNLVGVGHLAFLDPVSLPALEGERTDRVAEFGVSVSAPMRRKNVGTKLFDRAAIHCRNHHVNTLYIHCLASNKPMLCIAEKAGMKIHKDHGEVDGYLHLPGPDSESFRREHAEEKAASLDYALNGRMRNAVRWLRNPVSPEKVVKSSNHPENPPSY; from the coding sequence ATGAAGAATAGTCCTGTCATTTTCATCAAGGAACTTTCCGAACAGGATCGGCCTTTTATGCTCAACCATTTTCTGGGATTGAGTCCGTCGGACAGAAGATTGCGTTTCGGAGCCGCCTTGCCAGATGAAGCGGTCAGCCGGTATGTTCAACGTATCGATTTTACCCGGGATACGGTTTTCGGCGTTTATGAAAGTACATACAATCTGGTGGGCGTCGGACACTTGGCATTTCTGGATCCGGTTTCCTTGCCAGCTCTGGAGGGAGAGCGTACCGACCGGGTCGCAGAATTCGGTGTTTCGGTTTCTGCACCGATGAGGCGGAAAAATGTGGGAACAAAACTGTTTGACAGAGCGGCGATTCATTGCCGTAATCATCATGTCAATACACTTTATATCCATTGTCTGGCCTCAAACAAGCCTATGCTGTGTATAGCAGAAAAGGCAGGAATGAAAATTCACAAGGATCATGGCGAGGTCGATGGTTATTTGCATCTGCCGGGTCCTGATTCAGAAAGCTTCCGGCGGGAACACGCCGAAGAAAAAGCCGCTTCTCTGGACTATGCGTTAAATGGAAGAATGCGCAATGCCGTTCGCTGGCTCAGAAATCCGGTTTCTCCGGAGAAAGTGGTGAAATCCTCGAATCATCCGGAAAATCCACCATCATATTGA